A segment of the Candidatus Poribacteria bacterium genome:
TCAAACGTTTTTTGATCCATACGGTTCGGTTCGTTAAAGAGCGGATGGTCGGCTTGCAGTATTTCAAAAACTGGACTATCACGGTCACTACGAACACAACTCAATCCGGGTGGCAACCAATCCACATTCGCTTCGTTCTGATCAGCTTGGGTCGGTTCCCAGACGAGCCCCCCATTTTCGACGAAATCCTGAATCGTTTTTGCGTTTTTGTCAAGATTTTGATGCAATATAGGATTGTTAGTCAGCATGCTACCAATCAAAAAAATTTTAGTTTCTGCTTTGAGAGGTAACTTTCCACCTTCAAGTGCCTTTGTCAGATCATCGTACTCAACTTTAAACGCATCCAGGGTCTGACGTAACGCATCAACCTTTGTCCACTCGTCGGCAAAATCAACAACAGCAATTTTAGCAGCTTCTACAACCATTACATTCAAAACGAGCGTCAAAATACAGAGCGATGCAAACAAATGGGGAAACATAAGTTAATCTCCTTACGTGTAATACGTGTTTCCATGAGCTGAACCTCAAAATTATTGATAGTCACGGAAGACATAGCGTTGACGCCACGTCTGGTGGATGTTTCCTACGATTTGAAGGGTTTTGCTAAATGGGTGCCATCAGGCTCCACATACACATTATAACATAAATCCAAATTTGCAAAAAACACACATTGGCGCGCGAAACAAAAAAGGATAAACGCTATCAGCAGCAAGTTCAACTGCTTGCTCTCTGGGTCGCGAGTGGACTTCAAAGTCAAAAGCATTAAGTGTCTGAGTAGCATTGACTTACCATGTGTGATGGCTGAACCACCTGCTATAGACGATCGGCAAAAGAACACTCAAAAGGCATTTGCCACAGCGACCACATATAAAATGTTCACAACCTCATCGCCAATGTGTTTCATAGTTTCCCCTTTAAGTTTTTCCAAGGCATTCGGTGCTGCTGACTTTGATATCTTCACGTCCCTGCTGTTCAGCCAATTTTAACGCTGTTTGAAAATGAGAACGTGCTTCTTCACGCCGGTTGAGGGCAAGTTTTGTGGTCCCGCGATTGTAGTGTGCCTCTACAAATTCTGGATGCAGACGGATAGCTTCATCAAAATCAGGAATGGCGGCTTTGTATTCGCCAATTAACGTTTTCGCCGTGCCGCGATTGTAGTAAGCTTCGGCGTAATCGGGTTTCAGGCGAAGTGCCATGTCGTAGGCAGAAATGGCTTCTCTTACCCAACCCCCCCCGAAAGGATATTGCCCATTGAGAAGAAGGCATGGATAGTTACCTCCATTTCGCTCCATTCTAAGATAGCAGCAGGGCTATACCCTTTTTCAAGTTCCTGCATTTCTTCTGGTGTTAAGTCGCTTATTTCTATAATTTCCCATTCGTCGTTCCATTCAACGGGCTCCTCTTCTATCGGTTCCGGCGGAAGTTCTGACAACTTTGGGACGTTTTCGGTCTCATACCTTTCAACGAGAAACCCGACGAGCATCATTAGGGAGGTCGCAGGATGGTGTATATTTTCACCGACTGTGTCAACTAACTCTTCAAGCAGCGGTGAAAGTTGTCGGTAGTCACTTCTCAAGACGATGTTAAAACTAAGATCTTTGTCTCGATTCCCGATCTCAATTAGCAATTCCAGCACGTAAGCAAGCCAACGGTAATCGCTTTCTGAATAAGGAGCAACCTTCATAGTTTTGAGAAGGAGAAAGGGTTGTGTTACAAAAGGAGTTTGCTTTTCGGATTCAAACATACTCGGCTGCGTAGGTGTCGGAGGTGCCAATAGGGGCAATACATTTTTTGATGTTTGTGTGCTGGCTAACATTATTTTTTAAATCCTCTTGTTCCACTTATCATACTCCGCGTGCGTTAGCACTTTACGAATGGAGTTGATACTGTATAGATGCCAGAAGACGGACTTTGTTGCCGCCAATGTTGAAAACCGTCCAAATTCTCTTTAGGGTGGTGTACGAGCCCGTAGGCAGTCTTTCTTGAACTGTTACTGGAACTGGGTCCGCATGTGGAAATTTCTCACGCAACTCAACGATTGAACCGAAACTCTCTTGCTCTATCAACGCACGCCATCTGTTAAGTGCGGACCTAGAATTGGGGTGTTTCTGGACAAATTCGGTCAGTTTTTCTTGATTTCTGATATGCATAGGCTGTGTGATCTGCACGGTAGTGTGCTATTGTTATCCAGGTCCTTTTCATCTCCACTGAACGGTGCAGGTGCTTCCATCACAACAGTAACTATTATATCATCCCAAAATTGAAATGACAATGTTGATTTACTGTTTGAACGCATTTGCCACAGCGACCAAATCTAAGACATTGACAACACCATCGCCATTCACATCTGGGGCATTTCCCCCAAATCC
Coding sequences within it:
- a CDS encoding tetratricopeptide repeat protein, which codes for MERNGGNYPCLLLNGQYPFGGGWVREAISAYDMALRLKPDYAEAYYNRGTAKTLIGEYKAAIPDFDEAIRLHPEFVEAHYNRGTTKLALNRREEARSHFQTALKLAEQQGREDIKVSSTECLGKT